Proteins from a single region of Bombus pascuorum chromosome 5, iyBomPasc1.1, whole genome shotgun sequence:
- the LOC132907306 gene encoding E3 ubiquitin-protein ligase UBR5 isoform X3: MTSIHFVVHPLPGTDDQLNDRLKEVAEKINRYGFVTLPAFSGLKVAVKHIVVGPTHIALLTEDHKICRVAFTVLSDRLDLSKNEPNRNTNKNHVDNSNSAPNGGTSSGSGSRAGMSRSRARIMRGSSAIRGGGSNGGSSSGGRIGPPGVIMGGGSGSSSRPIASVPAPFVPEDLITQAQVVLQGKSRNLIIRELQRTNLDVNLAVNNLLSRDDEEGDDAEDAADTYVPEDLISLLDGGFSNEHSVIIDADSMFPEDMFGYTGMRNRGSSSRRIGNDREGERTSERDRDRDNFSKWRDRQYCGPRRWLESALKDSWDKDSDNKKKELAAQSPLWISEELEWWHERSSDLAPRFVQIASLYSELIAVSAGGQLYQWKWSESEPYKHAENPNIHHPKAPWLAVTTEKIVNISATAIRCSISTESGKVATWLDELVGHVASRLEHPAQTFTEFTLDKIVSLHTCALYTVAKLESGALYWWGVLPFAQRKKLWEKYKAKSRKHRSSTVSSNDISYGAHVCMKNSPIYHPGAIGFTIANGVPKVGQLLGAAWNLDSTYRFKILPAGTHLPNVNAEKRETNGNNGTGNINKTNHKETTDRLDMPPPPSPASSTCSDTGSITTSHKRQKRAAPRSEGESERKDEEEWQLKDVVFVEDVKTVPIGKVIKVDGCYVAVKFFSKDAKEKEIKEKDFSTSDFKDLTTEELIKLLADCRLLRKDEIQVIKSSMNPRAPDCFQRTPRRVNIVEGSNDSILSIATDGQGIHAIVKSASKLSYVVYNLSTGRYVQDCYIPSDVSSFLGLQPQNISLTSSGENIECSMILRDGNNTIYPLAKDCADAIRDPNWLDLVPVLCIGASTIPIPTCSNSTNMKNQVAVIALVFDNLLLMPRILRCDYESIKQVFCNLEQDHKNNAAQIQSILMERCDGNRNILHACISMCSPTSNKENDQGIERELVSNTVDGPSAPIEEPIPTLSWPPEAFDNTSGEEDSLLSIGTASISMMNKSGKSVGATSNNTYIIDSVERRNNALLILKYMCESSVLAPHLKELLTAKDIQGQTPLMLAVSVRAYHAALILLDIIQRVGRDQKECSAMILPADANPDLSPLFVTCCNDTCSFTWTGTQHIDQDIFECKTCGLIGSLCCCTECARVCHRGHDCRIKITSPTAYCDCWEKCKCRALIAGHQGARYELLCRLVVNTDLVTKINSRGESILLFLVQTVGRQLIEQRQYRSALRQRSASASRKGPSSDDTYVPDMPDHDLEPPRFNRKALERLLDDWPAVQCMIMSGVSAHGNEQLFGDQGQLCRQSGTALLDKFTHSLLFKCSAEMLDTLLTTLIRELQNDTISGRQEEANNVARRFVRSVARIFVIFTIEMAPNTTKRRNTSQALQPLMKCRKVFQALIKLAVEELCETADSLIAPVRLGVARPTAPFTLTSSAMEVINGSEELFSIEPLIPHSGVSSQTLDATLQTQQGNNNITIARDVSAMDEAETGEEVPMDVDGDISEHEESGVSGTVAGQPLGEIDSNGGGVGEEQAGDGESDTELDLLAEAETESDSDDNHSNQDAASAQRSVQTGATAGSDGGMGSILLFPEDESGESSQQEDDESEAGETDEQDNEDFQIGDDQLERRSGSSGHLHRNNLAPVSMQWAIRNRDSSMRTAGLRVTGGSNLVFIDSTSLRRTTATSAVAAAQEPIIMGTSTTCLARAFGIVIRQIADLLVMMQDYKTLAPSLPRLMEITYQDALNLQMYLEGHLKPTWDWLLTVMDATEAQLRFGVSLTRSADPTHPEHPLNNASSLSGGNFSGLLNTAALSLTLQSNTGRNQRSGIATSSNISTPQASTRLTVGFAGVGEPSRNSREREGGDVYLARREFLSYCLSLMRAHNAEHRDSLPVLDVSALRHVAYVFDALVYYMRSPLSEPMSSRGETQKESSNYSSWNDQDENDNDEGEEYSSPVPTALETDSVDYPDLLQVPSCGSGNNSNSTPKGRKHPFLQRSDSTLCLGCPPLDPFDTVMSEALPLADQPHLLQPHSKREDLFGIPRQPATSAGPNQNPLEGLPTRLSLSARGADNQNIPTPTFSQIIQRSAFASSDARRSSVTIGDSTSTKHTEKAKSFNHTFAAEQIDRAPIIVSTNNQSDQASGSTKTNKDICKTNRSVIVRAGTVSESSLNKAGASEMMSTANEAIQNVTEEMDTSGSNQDASMTHETIETNPVSSIGSNISHNILLGRWSLSLDLFGRVFMEDVGLEAGSVVSELGGFQVKEAKFRRDMEKLRNAQQRDINLLKVERDRTQLLVQTMKELNTHYNLYNRRATNAPPLAVHRVKVTFKDEPGEGTGVTRSFYTAIAEALLANEKLPNLEAAQVGSKYTQYNVLRKLKSRDRDHDLRRQNPRSSGKCRETRRALSFEARVFHPSSSVEGSSNSGAGSSSSNSHPLPVSHPNNDHLTMHQQQLGDRLYPKVYALQPALAAKITGMLLELSPAQLLMLLASEDALRQKVEEAFELIRSHSQESAREALLDLDVFSLIARCGANKKKIENSILDDTEDNAPLFYSPGKRGFYTPRQGRASYERLNAFRNVGRLIGLCLLQNELCPIFLNRHVIKYILGRPIRFHDLAFFDSVIYESLRQLVIDSETKDSNSLFSALDLTFSIDLCPEEGSGSIELIPNGRDIEVTASNVYDYVRKYAEVRMIKVQEKALHAMREGVFDVLPEGALDGLTSEDLRLLLNGVGDINVSVLISYTSFNDESGEPADRLAKFKRWLWSIVEKMSHSERQDLVYFWTGSPALPASEDGFQPMPSVTLRPADDHLPTANTCISRLYLPLYSSRHILRHKLLLAIQTKNFGFV, from the exons ATGACGTCGATACACTTTGTTGTACATCCCTTACCTGGAACAGATGATCAGTTAAACGATAG ATTGAAGGAAGTGGCAGAAAAAATCAACAGATATGGATTTGTAACATTACCAGCATTCAGTGGATTGAAGGTTGCAGTAAAACATATTGTGGTTGGCCCAACACACATTGCTCTTCTCACAGAAGACCATAAAATTTGTAGAGTTGCATTTACAGTATTATCAGATAGATTGGATTTAAGCAAAAATGAACCAAATCGAAA cacaaacaaaaaccatgTTGATAACTCCAATTCAGCACCAAATGGTGGTACTAGTAGTGGAAGTGGAAGTAGAGCAGGAATGTCCAGATCACGTGCACGAATCATGCGTGGCAGTTCTGCCATTCGTGGAGGTGGTAGTAATGGAGGAAGTAGCAGTGGAGGCAGGATAGGTCCTCCAGGTGTAATTATGGGTGGAGGAAGTGGTAGCAGTTCGCGTCCTATTGCATCTGTACCAGCTCCATTTGTACCAGAAGATCTTATTACACAGGCTCAAGTGGTATTACAGGGAAAAAGTCGCAATCTTATTATTAGAGAATTACAG CGTACAAATTTAGATGTAAACTTAGcagtaaataatttactgtCACGAGATGATGAGGAAGGTGATGATGCTGAAGATGCAGCAGATACCTACGTTCCAGAAGATCTCATTTCATTACTAGATGGTGGATTTAGCAATGAGCATTCTGTTATTATTGATGCAGATTCTATGTTTCCTGAGGACATGTTTGGATATACAGGAATGAGAAA CCGGGGTAGTTCTTCACGCAGAATAGGTAATGACAGAGAAGGTGAACGTACTTCTGAGCGCGATAGAGATCGAGACAATTTCAGTAAATGGAGAGATCGTCAATATTGTGGTCCAAGACGTTGGCTGGAATCAGCACTTAAAGATTCTTGGGACAAAGATTCTG ataataaaaagaaagagttaGCTGCTCAAAGTCCATTATGGATATCAGAAGAATTAGAGTGGTGGCATGAACGTAGTAGCGATCTTGcccctcgttttgtacaaatCGCCTCCCTGTATAGTGAATTAATCGCTGTTTCTGCTGGGGGACAATTGTATCAGTGGAAATGGTCGGAATCTGAACCATACAAACACGCAGag AATCCAAATATACATCATCCAAAAGCTCCATGGTTGGCAGTAACCACAGAAAAGATAGTTAATATATCCGCAACAGCTATTCGATGTTCTATTAGTACTGAATCTGGCAAAGTAGCTACTTGGCTTGATGAACTTGTAGGTCATGTCGCTTCTCGTCTCGAACATCCAGCTCAAACTTTTACAGAGTTTACATTGGACAAAATAGTATCCCTTCATACCTGTGCTTTGTATACAGTTGCTAAACTTGAAAGTGGTGCATTGTATTGGTG GGGTGTATTACCTTTTGCACAACGTAAAAAATTATGGGAAAAATATAAGGCTAAATCGCGCAAACATAGATCATCCACAGTTTCATCAAATGATATTAGTTATGGCGCACATGTTTGTATGAAAAATAGTCCCATATATCATCCTGGAGCAATag GTTTTACCATTGCCAATGGAGTTCCAAAAGTAGGGCAGTTATTAGGAGCAGCATGGAATTTAGATAGCACTTACAGATTTAAGATATTACCAGCTGGAACTCATTTGCCTAATGTTAATGCagaaaaacgagaaacgaaTGGAAACAACGGAACgggtaatattaataagacaAATCACAAAGAAACTACTGATCGCCTTGATATGCCTCCTCCACCCTCACCAGCTTCAAGCACATGTAGTGATACTGGCAGTATCACGACAAGTCATAAAAGACAAAAGCGAGCTGCACCTCGAAGTGAGGGAGAGTCAGAGCGAAAAGATGAAGAAGAGTGGCAATTAAAGGATGTTGTTTTTGTAGAAGATGTAAAAACAGTTCCCATCGGTAAAGTTATAAAAGTTGACGGTTGTTATGTTGCTGTAAAATTCTTCTCGAAAGAtgcgaaggaaaaagaaattaaagaaaaagatttcagTACTTCAGATTTTAAAGATTTAACAActgaagaattaattaaattgctaGCTGATTGTAGATTGTTAAGGAAAGATGAAATACAGGTAATAAAATCATCCATGAATCCAAGAGCTCCAGACTGTTTCCAACGAACTCCCAGAAGAGTGAACATTGTTGAAGGATCAAATGATAGCATTTTGAGCATTGCTACTGACGGACAAGGAATCCATGCAATAGTAAAAAGTGCAAGCAAATTAAGTTACGTTGTGTATAATTTAAGTACTGGAAGATATGTACAAGATTGTTATATTCCATCGGATGTATCATCATTCTTGGGTCTACAGCCTCAAAATATCAGCTTGACAAGTTCTGGAGAGAATATAGAGTGTTCCATGATACTTAGAGACGGAAATAATACTATCTATCCATTAGCAAAGGATTGCGCCGATGCTATCCGTGATCCAAATTGGTTGGATCTAGTTCCAGTTCTGTGCATTGGTGCTTCAACTATTCCTATACCGACTTGTTCAAATTCAACCAATATGAAAAATCAAGTTGCAGTTATTGCATTAGTATTTGATAATCTCTTATTAATGCCACGCATATTAAGGTGCGATTATGAGAGTATTAAGCAAGTATTTTGCAATTTGGAGCAAGATCACAAAAACAATGCAGCACAGATTCAATCAATATTAATGGAACGTTGCGATGGTAATCGCAATATTTTGCATGCTTGCATTAGTATGTGCTCACCAACCtcgaataaagaaaatgatcaag GTATTGAACGTGAGTTAGTTTCAAACACTGTTGATGGTCCATCTGCACCTATTGAGGAACCAATTCCAACTTTAAGTTGGCCACCGGAAGCTTTTGATAATACGTCAGGAGAAGAAGACAGTTTGCTTAGCATTGGTACTGCCAGCATATCAATGATGAACAAATCAGGTAAAA GTGTGGGAGCAACATCAAATAACACCTACATCATAGACTCTgtggaaagaagaaataatgcattacttatattaaagtatatgTGTGAAAGTAGCGTGTTAGCACCTCACCTGAAAGAGCTACTCACGGCAAa GGATATTCAAGGTCAGACACCATTAATGCTTGCTGTATCAGTTCGGGCATATCACGCAGCTCTCATTTTATTAGACATTATTCAAAGAGTTGGAAGAGATCAAAAAGAATGTTCAGCTATGATACTTCCTGCGGATGCTAATCCAGATTTATCGCCATTATTCGTTACATGTTGCAACGATACATGCAGTTTCACATGGACTGGGACTCAACACATCGACCAAGATATTTTCGAATGCAAAACTTGCGGCTTGATTGGATCTTTGTGTTGCTGTACAGAATGTGCTCGCGTTTGTCACAGAGGACATGATTGCAGAATAAAGATAACATCCCCTACAGCTTATTGTGATTGCTGGGAAAAGTGCAAATGTCGAGCGCTTATTGCGGGCCATCAAGGTGCTCGTTACGAACTCCTTTGTCGTCTCGTAGTGAATACCGATCTTGTCACGAAGATAAACTCACG gGGGGAAAGTATTTTACTCTTCTTGGTTCAGACTGTTGGAAGACAATTGATCGAACAACGGCAGTACCGTTCTGCACTGCGGCAACGCTCAGCATCTGCAAGTCGAAAAGGGCCTTCCTCAGATg ATACTTATGTACCAGATATGCCAGATCACGATTTAGAACCTCCTCGCTTTAATCGAAAAGCGTTGGAAAGATTATTGGATGATTGGCCAGCTGTTCAATGTATGATTATGTCAGGAGTTTCTGCACATGGAAATGAGCAGTTATTTGGAGATCAAGGTCAATTATGTCGTCAAAGCGGTACTGCTCTACTCGATAAATTTACTCACTCGCTATTATTTAAGTGTAGTGCAgag ATGCTCGATACTCTTCTTACAACTCTGATACGAGAATTACAAAATGATACTATATCCGGACGACAAGAAGAAGCAAATAATGTTGCTCGCCGATTTGTTCGATCTGTGGCCCGAATATTTGTGATCTTCACAATAGAAATGGCACCGAATACGacaaaacgaagaaa TACTAGCCAGGCATTGCAACCTCTAATGAAATGTCGTAAAGTATTCCAAGCATTGATTAAATTAGCTGTTGAAGAATTATGTGAAACTGCCGATTCACTGATAGCACCCGTGAGATTAGGTGTTGCTCGCCCGACAGCACCATTTACATTGACGAGCTCAGCAATGGAAGTAATCAATGGCTCTGAAGAGTTGTTTTCTATCGAGCCACTAATACCTCATAGTGGTGTCAGTTCCCAAACTCTGGATGCTACTTTACAAACGCaacaaggaaataataatattactattgcCAGGGATGTTTCTGCTATGGATGAGGCAGAAACTGGTGAAG AAGTTCCTATGGATGTTGATGGCGACATTAGCGAACATGAAGAATCTGGGGTTTCTGGAACTGTCGCTGGTCAACCATTAGGTGAGATTGATAGCAATGGCGGAGGTGTAGGTGAGGAACAGGCAGGAGATGGAGAATCCGATACAGAACTCGATCTTTTGGCGGAAGCGGAAACAGAGTCGGACTCCGATGACAATCATAGCAATCAAGATGCAGCGTCTGCGCAGCGTAGTGTACAAACTGGTGCTACAGCAGGCTCTGATGGTGGAATGGGATCTATCTTATTATTCCCGGAAGACGAATCTGGAGAATCAAGCCAGCAGGAAGACGATGAAAGTGAAGCAGGAGAAACTGACGAACAAGATAACGAAGATTTTCAGATTGGTGATGATCAATTGGAACGACGAAG TGGTTCTTCTGGCCATTTACATCGTAATAATCTCGCGCCTGTTTCTATGCAATGGGCGATACGTAATCGCGACTCAAGTATGCGTACAGCTGGATTACGGGTAACAGGTGGCAGTAATCTGGTTTTTATTGACTCTACATCTTTAAGACGCACTACTGCAACATCTGCTGTTGCAGCTGCACAAGAACCTATAATTATGGGTACTAGTACTACTTGTTTGGCACGTGCATTTGGAATTGTTATTCGACAGATAGCTGATCTTTTGGTTATGATGCAAGATTATAAAACATTAGCACCTTCTTTGCCGCGATTAATGGAAATTACTTATCAGGATGCGCTCAACCTGCAG ATGTATCTCGAGGGGCACTTGAAACCCACGTGGGATTGGCTGCTCACAGTTATGGATGCCACGGAGGCACAACTAAGATTTGGTGTGTCTCTGACACGTAGTGCGGATCCTACGCATCCAGAACATCCGCTGAACAATGCTTCATCTTTGTCTGGAGGCAATTTCTCTGGATTGTTAAATACAGCGGCTCTGTCGTTGACATTACAATCTAATACAGGTCGGAATCAACGCAGTGGTATCGCTACGAGCTCCAATATCTCCACTCCACAAGCTTCTACAAGACTCACCGTTGGTTTTGCAGGCGTTGGCGAACCTTCGAGAAACAGTAGAGAACGCGAAG GTGGCGATGTATACTTGGCAAGACGTGAATTTTTGTCTTATTGCCTGTCCTTAATGCGTGCTCACAATGCCGAACACAGGGACAGCTTGCCAGTATTAGATGTTTCTGCACTAAGACATGTAGCATACGTTTTCGATGCGTTAGTATATTATATGCGTTCACCACTATCAGAACCAATGTCATCACGAGGAGAGACTCAAAAGGAATCATCAAATTATTCAAGTTGGAACGATCAG gatgaaaatgataatgatgagGGAGAAGAATATAGTTCTCCAGTTCCCACTGCATTGGAGACAGATTCTGTCGATTATCCTGATTTACTTCAGGTTCCTAGTTGCGGATCAGGAAATAATAGTAACAGTACACCAAAAGGAAGAAAGCATCCCTTTTTACAAAGATCAGACTCCACCTTATGTCTTGGTTGCCCTCCCCTTGATCCCTTTGATACTGTCATGAGCGAGGCCTTACCATTAGCTGATCAACCACATCTATTGCAACCCCATTCAAAGCGAGAGGATCTCTTCGGTATACCAAGACAACCAGCAACAAGCGCAGGTCCTAATCAAAATCCGTTAGAAGGATTACCCACAAGACTTAGTCTGTCTGCACGTGGTGCTGATAATCAGAATATCCCCACACCGACATTTAGtcaaattattcaaagatCTGCCTTTGCATCATCAGATGCAAGACGTAGCTCTGTAACGATTGGAGATTCAACGTCTACAAAGCATACG GAAAAGGCAAAATCGTTCAATCACACATTTGCTGCGGAGCAAATTGATCGAGCTCCAATCATCGTTTCTACTAATAATCAAAGCGATCAAGCATCGGGAAGTACCAAAACTAATAAAGATATCTGTAAAACGAATAGAAGCGTTATTGTTAGAGCTGGAACTGTTTCg gAATCGAGTTTAAATAAAGCTGGTGCATCAGAAATGATGTCTACAGCAAATGAAGCAATACAAAATGTAACGGAGGAGATGGACACATCTGGTTCAAATCAAGATGCCTCCATGACTCATGAAACGATTGAAACAAATCCAGTCTCGTCTATTGGGTCTAATATATCACATAACATTTTATTGGGTCGTTGGAGCTTGTCTCTTGATTTGTTTGGACGAGTTTTCATGGAGGATGTAGGATTAGAAGCTGGTTCAGTTGTATCCGAATTAGGAGGTTTCCAAGTAAAAGAAGCGAAATTCCGTAGAGATATGGAGAAACTTCGGAATGCACAGCAAAGAGACATTAATCTgttaaaa GTCGAACGGGACAGAACACAACTATTAGTGCAAACGATGAAGGAATTAAATACacattacaatttatataacagGCGTGCCACTAATGCACCGCCGTTAGCCGTGCATCGTGTTAAAGTGACTTTCAAGGATGAACCTGGTGAAGGCACTGGAGTAACTAGAAGTTTTTATACCGCGATTGCCGAG gcATTGCTTGCAAATGAAAAACTGCCTAATCTTGAAGCAGCACAAGTGGGATCAAAGTATACACAATATAATGTACTTCGGAAGCTAAAAAGTAGAGATCGTGATCATGATTTAAGACGACAA AATCCTCGATCTTCTGGAAAATGTCGGGAGACGCGTAGAGCATTGTCTTTTGAAGCTCGAGTTTTTCATCCATCCAGTTCTGTTGAAGGAAGCAGTAATTCTGGAGCTGGTAGTTCATCCTCCAATTCCCATCCGTTACCTGTTAGTCACCCAAATAATGATCACTTGACCATGCATCAACAACAACTCGGGGACAGACTATATccaaaa GTTTATGCATTGCAACCCGCATTAGCTGCTAAAATAACTGGTATGCTGTTAGAGTTGTCCCCTGCACAGTTGTTGATGTTACTAGCTTCAGAAGACGCTCTGCGGCAAAAAGTAGAGGAAGCATTTGAATTAATCCGTAGTCATAGTCAGGAGTCAGCAAGGGAAGCGTTGTTGGATCTCGATGTATTCAGCTTGATCGCACGTTGTGGGgctaataagaaaaagattgAGAACAGTATTTTGGATGACACCGAAGACAATGCTCCTCTTTTCTATTCCCCGGGAAAGAGAGGTTTTTACACTCCACGACAGGGAAGAGCCAGTTACGAGCGTTTGAACGCATTCAGAAATGTGGGCAG ACTTATAGGATTGTGTCTTTTGCAAAACGAGTTGTGCCCAATATTTTTGAATCGtcatgtaataaaatacattttggGAAGACCGATCCGTTTCCACGATCTTGCCTTTTTCGACTCTGTAATTTATGAAAGCCTAAGGCAACTCGTTATTGATTCCGAAACCAAGGATAGTAACAGTCTATTCTCTGCTCTTGATCTTACATTCAG TATTGATTTGTGTCCCGAAGAAGGAAGTGGATCGATTGAACTTATTCCCAACGGACGTGATATAGAAGTGACAGCAAGTAATGTTTACGATTATGTACGCAAATACGCGGAAGTTCGTATGATTAAGGTACAAGAGAAAGCTTTGCATGCTATGAGAGAAGGAGTGTTTGACGTGCTACCCGAAGGAGCGCTCGATGGTTTAACATCCGAAGACTTAAGGCTCCTGTTAAATGGGGTCGGTGATATTAACGTTTCCGTTTTGATATCGTATACTTCCTTCAACGACGAATCAGGAGAACCTGCCGATAGATTAGCTAAATTTAAACGCTGGTTGTGGTCTATTGTTGAGAAAATGTCTCATTCAGAACGACAAGACTTG GTATATTTCTGGACAGGATCTCCAGCACTACCAGCAAGTGAAGATGGTTTTCAACCAATGCCAAGTGTGACATTACGACCAGCAGATGATCATCTACCAACTGCAAATACATGTATTTCCCGACTATATCTTCCATTGTACAGCTCTCGTCACATATTAAGACATAAACTACTACTTGCTATTCAGACAAAGAATTTCGGATTTGTATGA